In Asterias rubens chromosome 15, eAstRub1.3, whole genome shotgun sequence, a genomic segment contains:
- the LOC117299808 gene encoding E3 ubiquitin-protein ligase TRIM71-like, giving the protein MENGFTSAAALHSTRQQFQQKYLTCSQCRQVYDDQTRVPKYLPCLHTICIHCLASFVNGKPEFPCPLCKAPTGIPLSGMSAFPTNFNVKKLREFLAIDEIPESRVGSAFICEGCDKHERALVCCANCVRYLCRECVIAHQYANGFQDHHVNVLGDLNDEEEAQLQRRRLFCTIHSRQALTLFCEKCKVAVCQVCSNLAHIDDGHRLVDLGSVIDDQRRELGHLMGKCLMQQKPLEMLLGNIITEQGKLNVNAKTVEEDIHAYFLERHKDLEKREQELIKTARAVHSKMALSIKNQKEAAETTLAAIMATGEFTETAILHRNPVETARAWQKLKPTLSKINDRVFYSKPVANSLIEFRHQHNASQMHFQLSVRDLGKIYTNDIAPFQTDVKVFPAFVDQECKIGLNTINLDGEKSTQGGALVQATLKSPAGDPMTCDLQDNMDGTYHILFSPSIAGDHEMLVCVSKEPVHNDPMKISVLDFHTDIEPGIVGTECLIRLHATDSTGNAQPLPEDMNIDICLKDPMSYETETEETFTSEGSYVIKFLPRMVGDHFLNISLDGTPLRGSSLVVSVHKIIECTSKDEEILLEDVSGIAVCSKGNIFLADTFKNQEVVKLDGDGMFLETFSVSYKNYALLTIDMEDKLTMFFLNRKCVSTYATDGKFIRRFQANDVKNVTSVAVNARGDTLLLDCLECCVFMYDEKGFFIQRIGNQGCGRGELNFPISMCVDKFSNIYVSDKGNQCVVRVNPDGKYLKQFGDRDSLLHPGSVVITLDGYLLVHDERLAQVVHVFSPRTNEIIRLVEVHGIVGFQEAMAITSDGCFVKVDHKGNCLRKYSYK; this is encoded by the coding sequence ATGGAGAATGGTTTTACGTCAGCCGCTGCCCTGCACAGCACGAGGCAACAGTTCCAACAGAAGTACTTGACATGTAGCCAGTGTCGACAGGTCTATGACGATCAGACTAGAGTTCCCAAGTATCTACCATGCCTACATACTATCTGCATTCACTGCCTGGCGTCATTCGTCAACGGGAAGCCAGAGTTCCCTTGCCCACTCTGCAAAGCTCCAACCGGAATCCCTCTCAGTGGAATGTCTGCCTTCCCGACCAACTTCAACGTCAAGAAGCTCCGAGAGTTCCTGGCGATAGATGAGATCCCAGAGAGTCGTGTCGGGTCGGCGTTTATCTGCGAAGGGTGTGATAAACATGAGAGGGCACTAGTCTGCTGCGCAAACTGTGTGCGGTATTTGTGTCGAGAGTGCGTCATTGCTCATCAGTATGCTAATGGGTTCCAAGATCATCACGTCAATGTTCTCGGTGATCTGAATGACGAGGAAGAAGCCCAGCTTCAGAGACGGAGACTCTTCTGTACGATCCACAGTCGACAAGCCTTGACGCTCTTCTGTGAGAAATGCAAAGTCGCTGTGTGTCAGGTCTGCTCAAATCTGGCACATATTGACGACGGGCATCGCTTGGTGGATCTCGGGTCAGTGATTGACGATCAGAGACGTGAGCTCGGACATCTGATGGGGAAGTGCCTGATGCAGCAGAAGCCTCTGGAGATGCTTCTTGGCAATATCATCACCGAGCAGGGGAAACTCAACGTCAACGCTAAGACAGTAGAGGAAGACATCCATGCTTACTTCTTGGAGCGACATAAAGATCTGGAGAAACGAGAGCAGGAGTTGATCAAGACGGCTCGTGCTGTTCACTCCAAAATGGCGCTGAGTATCAAGAATCAGAAAGAAGCCGCTGAGACAACCCTAGCAGCCATCATGGCTACCGGGGAGTTCACCGAAACAGCCATCTTACATCGGAATCCAGTAGAGACGGCGAGAGCATGGCAGAAACTCAAACCAACCCTCTCGAAGATCAACGATAGAGTCTTCTACTCCAAGCCTGTCGCTAACAGCCTGATTGAGTTCCGTCATCAACACAATGCCTCACAGATGCATTTCCAGCTTAGCGTACGAGATCTTGGCAAGATCTACACCAATGATATCGCTCCATTCCAGACTGATGTCAAAGTGTTCCCAGCTTTCGTTGACCAGGAATGTAAGATTGGACTGAACACAATCAACCTTGATGGAGAAAAGAGTACACAGGGCGGGGCACTCGTCCAGGCAACGCTAAAATCGCCGGCGGGTGATCCGATGACATGTGACCTTCAAGATAACATGGACGGGACTTACCACATCTTGTTCTCACCTAGCATTGCGGGTGACCATGAAATGCTGGTATGCGTGTCGAAGGAACCGGTGCATAACGACCCAATGAAGATCTCAGTTCTTGACTTCCATACCGACATTGAGCCCGGTATAGTGGGTACCGAGTGCCTAATCCGTCTCCATGCTACCGACAGCACTGGTAACGCACAACCGCTTCCCGAGGATATGAACATTGACATCTGCCTGAAAGATCCGATGTCTTACGAGACGGAAACCGAAGAGACATTTACGTCGGAAGGATCTTACGTGATCAAGTTCCTTCCAAGAATGGTCGGAGATCACTTTCTGAACATCTCACTCGACGGGACGCCTCTTAGAGGTTCATCACTCGTTGTCAGCGTTCATAAGATCATCGAGTGTACCTCAAAGGATGAGGAGATACTCCTTGAAGACGTGTCTGGCATCGCTGTTTGCTCCAAGGGGAACATCTTCCTTGCAGACACCTTCAAGAATCAGGAGGTCGTCAAGCTTGATGGAGACGGGATGTTCCTCGAGACCTTCAGCGTGTCTTATAAGAATTACGCACTTCTGACTATCGACATGGAGGACAAACTCACGATGTTCTTCCTCAATCGTAAATGCGTCTCCACCTACGCCACAGACGGGAAGTTCATCCGCCGCTTCCAAGCCAACGATGTAAAGAATGTGACGAGTGTCGCTGTGAACGCTCGTGGTGATACGCTTCTCCTTGATTGCTTGGAATGCTGCGTCTTCATGTATGATGAGAAGGGGTTCTTCATCCAGCGGATCGGGAACCAAGGTTGCGGGAGAGGAGAACTGAACTTCCCCATCAGTATGTGTGTGGATAAGTTCAGTAACATCTACGTCAGTGACAAAGGGAACCAGTGTGTCGTACGGGTGAATCCAGATGGGAAGTACTTAAAGCAGTTTGGGGACAGAGACAGTTTGCTTCATCCAGGCTCCGTAGTCATCACCTTAGATGGTTACCTCCTGGTTCACGATGAAAGACTTGCGCAAGTTGTTCACGTCTTCAGCCCGCGTACCAATGAGATCATACGATTGGTTGAAGTACATGGAATCGTTGGCTTTCAGGAGGCAATGGCGATTACTTCAGACGGTTGTTTTGTTAAAGTGGATCACAAAGGGAACTGTCTGAGGAAATATAGCTACAAGTGA